One part of the Sulfolobus tengchongensis genome encodes these proteins:
- a CDS encoding arginine--tRNA ligase: protein MDIIGRAKKELAEYVATQLSLSEEEVFKNITYPPREELGDLSIALPSIVKGGNVFDKAKALQEYKGNLIEKIEVVGIYLNARLNLKNLFIAIFSNLNDDYGLEKVDRPKRIIVEHTSANPIHPLHIGHLRNTILGDALARALKARGHLVNIRFYVNDTGRQVAVLIYGLKILGFPEPDPDIKKDLWLGTIYAMTNVILEIRKLREELKKASESEYREKIKKLDELVATANELRSRNETLFDKLADAINAEEDPEKKIGEIIKNYEEGEDQLKNIIRKYIRYALEGFNETLSKLNITFDNFDYESDLLWSGMVDSVLESLLKSPAKITYKGVAALDLESFLDDDSRSKLKIPKGLEIPPLVLMRSDGTTLYTVRDIAYTIYKFNQFNADIVINVIAEEQYIPQIQLRGALKLIGYSSFAENLIHYSYGMVNIQGLRMSGRLGKIITIDEIYEKLDSIVRNKLKEKGGNMENINDIANAALRYAILSVSANKPLSFELNRITNFDQNSGPYLQYTYARAVNILAKATEPLSINNVDFSDIVREKKKILLLISRFPEVFKTSADNLRLEDLVAYLRELSDVFNSWYDKERILQEQDMGKRMLRLHLVKGVATVLRNGLNILGIKSLSRM from the coding sequence GTGGATATAATAGGAAGAGCAAAGAAAGAGTTAGCAGAATACGTTGCTACTCAACTAAGTTTAAGCGAGGAAGAAGTCTTTAAAAATATTACATATCCACCAAGAGAAGAATTAGGAGATTTATCCATAGCGTTGCCTTCAATAGTAAAAGGAGGAAACGTGTTCGATAAAGCGAAAGCATTACAAGAATATAAAGGCAATCTAATAGAAAAAATAGAAGTAGTTGGAATATATCTTAATGCCAGATTGAATTTGAAAAATCTTTTTATAGCAATTTTCAGTAATTTAAATGATGATTATGGATTAGAAAAAGTAGATAGACCTAAGAGGATAATAGTTGAACATACCAGTGCTAATCCAATACATCCATTGCATATAGGTCATCTAAGAAACACCATACTAGGTGACGCGCTAGCTAGAGCCTTAAAGGCTAGAGGTCATTTAGTCAACATTAGATTTTACGTTAACGATACTGGAAGGCAAGTTGCAGTGTTAATATATGGATTGAAGATTTTAGGCTTTCCAGAACCAGATCCCGACATAAAGAAGGATTTATGGTTAGGCACAATATATGCCATGACTAACGTTATATTGGAAATAAGAAAGCTTAGAGAAGAGTTAAAGAAAGCCTCAGAGTCAGAATATAGGGAGAAAATAAAGAAATTAGACGAACTAGTAGCAACAGCAAATGAGTTAAGAAGCAGAAATGAAACGCTTTTTGACAAATTAGCAGATGCGATAAACGCCGAAGAAGATCCAGAAAAGAAAATAGGTGAGATTATAAAGAATTATGAAGAAGGTGAGGATCAGTTAAAAAATATCATTAGAAAGTATATTCGCTACGCATTAGAAGGATTTAATGAAACGTTATCAAAGCTTAACATAACGTTTGATAACTTTGATTATGAGAGTGATCTTTTATGGAGTGGCATGGTTGATAGTGTTTTGGAAAGCCTGTTAAAGTCTCCAGCCAAGATAACATATAAAGGAGTAGCCGCATTAGATTTAGAGAGTTTCTTAGATGATGATTCCAGGTCAAAATTGAAGATCCCTAAAGGATTAGAGATACCACCATTAGTATTAATGAGATCCGATGGTACTACATTATATACTGTAAGAGATATCGCTTACACTATATACAAATTTAATCAGTTTAATGCCGATATTGTTATAAATGTTATCGCTGAGGAGCAATATATTCCTCAGATACAATTAAGAGGGGCACTTAAATTAATTGGCTATTCCTCCTTCGCTGAAAATTTAATACATTATTCATACGGTATGGTTAATATCCAGGGCTTAAGGATGAGTGGTAGATTAGGGAAAATAATAACAATAGATGAGATATATGAAAAATTAGATAGTATAGTGAGAAATAAACTGAAAGAGAAAGGTGGCAATATGGAAAACATTAATGATATAGCAAACGCTGCACTTAGATACGCTATTTTATCAGTATCTGCAAATAAACCTTTATCGTTTGAATTAAATAGAATAACTAATTTCGACCAGAACAGTGGTCCTTACTTGCAATACACATATGCTAGGGCCGTGAACATATTAGCTAAGGCTACGGAACCACTATCCATCAATAATGTTGATTTCAGTGATATAGTTAGAGAAAAGAAAAAAATATTATTGCTTATTTCCAGATTCCCAGAAGTGTTTAAGACTTCTGCAGATAATCTAAGGCTAGAGGATTTAGTTGCGTACTTAAGAGAACTATCTGATGTTTTCAACAGTTGGTACGATAAAGAAAGAATTCTTCAAGAACAAGACATGGGAAAAAGAATGCTAAGATTGCATTTAGTAAAGGGAGTCGCCACAGTACTTAGAAATGGGTTAAACATTTTAGGTATAAAAAGTTTAAGCAGAATGTGA
- the thsA gene encoding thermosome subunit alpha: MAAPVLLFKEGTNRTTGRDALRNNILAAKTLAEMLRTSLGPKGLDKMLIDSFGDVTITNDGATIVKDMEIQHPAAKLLVEAAKAQDAEVGDGTTSAVVLAGALLEKAENLLDQNVHPTIIIEGYKKAYAKALELLPQLGTKIDVKDLNSATARDTLRKIAFTTLSSKFIAEGAELNKIIDMVIDAIVNVAEPLPNGGYNVSLDLIKIDKKKGGSIEDSMLVKGLVLDKEVVHPGMPRRVTKAKIAVLDAALEVEKPEISAKISITSPEQIKAFLDEEAKYLKDMVDKLASIGANVVICQKGIDDVAQHFLAKKGILAVRRVKRSDIEKLEKALGARIISSIKDATPEDLGYAELVEERRVGNDKMVFIEGAKNPKAVNILLRGSNDMALDEAERSINDALHSLRNILLEPIILPGGGAIELELAMKLREYARSVGGKEQLAIEAFADALEEIPMILAETAGMEPISALMDLRARHAKGLVNAGVDAISGKMVDDVYALNVIEPIRVKAQVLKSATEAATAILKIDDLIAAAPLKSEKKEGKGEGGKEGEETPKPSLGD; encoded by the coding sequence ATGGCCGCTCCAGTCTTATTATTTAAAGAAGGAACAAATAGGACCACTGGTAGAGACGCGTTAAGAAATAACATACTTGCCGCAAAGACATTAGCTGAAATGTTAAGGACTAGTCTGGGTCCTAAAGGACTTGATAAGATGTTAATTGACAGCTTTGGTGATGTGACCATAACTAATGACGGTGCGACTATAGTAAAAGATATGGAAATTCAGCATCCTGCTGCTAAGTTATTAGTGGAAGCTGCAAAGGCACAAGATGCAGAAGTGGGTGATGGTACTACAAGTGCAGTAGTATTAGCTGGCGCGTTATTAGAGAAAGCAGAGAACTTGTTAGATCAAAACGTACACCCAACTATAATTATTGAAGGTTATAAGAAGGCTTATGCAAAAGCGTTAGAACTACTTCCACAATTAGGAACTAAGATCGATGTAAAAGATCTGAATTCTGCAACAGCTAGAGACACCTTAAGGAAGATTGCGTTTACTACATTGTCCAGTAAATTTATTGCAGAAGGAGCAGAGTTGAATAAGATAATTGATATGGTAATAGATGCAATAGTTAATGTTGCTGAACCATTACCTAATGGTGGATATAATGTAAGCCTAGATCTAATTAAGATAGATAAAAAGAAAGGTGGAAGCATAGAGGATAGTATGTTAGTTAAAGGTTTAGTGCTAGATAAGGAAGTTGTACATCCTGGAATGCCTAGAAGAGTTACTAAAGCGAAGATTGCAGTATTAGATGCAGCATTAGAGGTAGAAAAGCCCGAGATTTCGGCTAAAATAAGTATAACGTCACCAGAGCAGATAAAGGCTTTCTTAGATGAGGAAGCGAAATACCTAAAGGATATGGTTGACAAGTTAGCATCAATAGGAGCTAACGTTGTAATTTGCCAGAAGGGTATTGACGATGTTGCACAACACTTCCTAGCTAAGAAAGGAATATTAGCTGTAAGAAGGGTAAAGAGAAGTGACATCGAAAAGTTAGAGAAAGCTTTAGGTGCTAGGATAATAAGTAGTATTAAGGACGCAACACCAGAAGATTTAGGGTACGCAGAATTAGTTGAGGAGAGAAGGGTTGGAAACGATAAAATGGTATTTATAGAGGGTGCTAAGAATCCAAAGGCAGTGAACATATTACTAAGAGGTTCAAATGATATGGCTCTAGATGAGGCCGAAAGAAGTATAAATGATGCTTTACACTCCTTGAGAAACATATTGTTAGAACCAATAATATTGCCAGGCGGAGGTGCAATTGAATTAGAATTAGCAATGAAGCTAAGAGAGTATGCTAGAAGTGTAGGAGGAAAGGAGCAATTGGCAATAGAAGCGTTTGCTGATGCATTAGAAGAAATACCCATGATCCTAGCCGAGACTGCAGGAATGGAGCCAATATCTGCACTAATGGATCTGCGAGCTAGACATGCAAAGGGATTAGTAAATGCTGGTGTTGACGCTATAAGTGGAAAGATGGTTGATGACGTTTATGCACTGAATGTGATTGAGCCCATAAGAGTTAAGGCTCAAGTTTTAAAGAGCGCTACAGAAGCAGCTACTGCAATATTGAAGATTGATGACTTAATAGCAGCAGCTCCATTGAAGAGTGAGAAGAAAGAAGGGAAAGGAGAAGGCGGTAAAGAAGGAGAAGAAACTCCTAAACCATCCTTAGGAGACTAA
- a CDS encoding replication initiator protein WhiP, giving the protein MSEDHRRDDIDSILQQISEEEKLNRDSPRSKLVEAILLLLYARPLRTSEIATNLGYETKYISSYLSYWRKKGLVYQDGGRWHLSRKGEDIAREIIEAYNNSKFKEYLVLAKQILDNENVQQTMKNKTKKKDDKNGQEVLWFIEEKTSNMSKKSQNTNFMDCIKDLLKKLDEDEKEILQYLLNKYREWGTTYIYLDQLQEELKADSGWLFKVLKDLQIKRLVYVYQDPKMGVRIGLSKSLKEKLSSC; this is encoded by the coding sequence ATGAGCGAAGATCATCGAAGAGATGACATAGACAGCATTTTACAACAAATAAGTGAAGAGGAAAAGCTTAACAGAGATTCGCCTAGATCTAAACTGGTAGAGGCTATCCTACTTCTCCTATATGCTAGACCATTAAGAACGTCTGAGATAGCAACCAATTTAGGCTATGAAACCAAATATATAAGCAGTTATCTTAGTTACTGGAGAAAAAAAGGCTTAGTTTATCAAGATGGAGGAAGATGGCATCTTAGCAGAAAAGGAGAAGATATCGCGAGAGAAATAATTGAGGCTTACAATAATTCCAAGTTTAAAGAGTATTTGGTACTAGCTAAGCAAATCTTGGATAATGAAAATGTTCAACAGACAATGAAAAACAAAACTAAGAAAAAAGATGACAAAAATGGACAAGAAGTTTTGTGGTTTATTGAGGAAAAAACTAGTAACATGAGCAAAAAATCACAAAACACAAATTTCATGGATTGTATAAAGGATCTCTTGAAAAAACTTGATGAGGATGAGAAAGAAATACTACAATATTTATTAAATAAGTATAGAGAGTGGGGTACGACTTACATCTACTTAGATCAACTTCAAGAAGAGTTGAAGGCAGATTCAGGATGGTTATTTAAAGTCCTTAAAGACTTACAAATCAAGAGACTTGTTTATGTATATCAAGATCCTAAAATGGGAGTCCGAATAGGCTTATCAAAATCACTTAAGGAAAAGCTCTCTTCTTGTTAA
- a CDS encoding ATP-NAD kinase family protein — protein MVKKIGFLVNPYAGSGGRIGRKGSDNLFMENPEIPNRVKRFLNKAPENALYITAMSKMGEIYFINTKLKYETIDVGKKEKTSREDTISAVKEFVKNGVDIIVFVGGDGTARDVYEGLQEAQIPILGVPAGVKMHSGVFANTPEAAAILLSKFLNGEAKIVREEILDVDEDAYRSGRYTVRLYYTALTISSNNLLTPSKEEIAYEKEELEEIANYILDNMDYNSFYIMGPGSTVKYIESKLDINTSFLGIDIIKGRKLIRANANYFDLLNLTGELKVVLTPIGKQGFLIGRGNLELGPLFLRKINKNNLIVVSPLSKLYTIDCLRIDTGDENLDSLFSGVYNVIVGYNKFYAVKTCDKYY, from the coding sequence ATGGTGAAGAAGATCGGATTTTTAGTAAATCCGTATGCAGGTTCTGGAGGAAGAATTGGAAGGAAGGGAAGCGATAACTTATTTATGGAAAACCCAGAGATTCCAAATAGAGTTAAAAGATTTCTGAATAAAGCGCCGGAAAACGCTCTTTACATAACAGCAATGTCAAAAATGGGCGAAATATATTTTATTAACACTAAGTTAAAATATGAAACTATAGACGTTGGAAAAAAAGAAAAAACTAGTAGAGAGGATACAATTTCTGCTGTAAAGGAATTCGTAAAAAATGGAGTAGATATTATCGTATTTGTTGGAGGAGATGGAACAGCTAGAGACGTTTATGAAGGACTTCAAGAGGCCCAAATACCTATCCTTGGAGTCCCGGCAGGAGTAAAAATGCACAGCGGAGTATTCGCTAATACTCCAGAAGCTGCAGCGATACTATTATCAAAATTTCTAAATGGTGAAGCTAAAATAGTAAGAGAAGAGATTCTAGATGTCGATGAAGACGCATATAGAAGCGGAAGGTACACAGTGAGGTTATATTATACTGCCTTAACGATAAGTAGTAATAATCTACTTACACCAAGTAAAGAGGAGATTGCATACGAAAAAGAAGAACTGGAGGAAATAGCAAATTACATACTTGATAACATGGATTATAATTCATTTTACATTATGGGCCCTGGAAGTACTGTGAAGTACATAGAAAGCAAGTTGGATATTAACACTTCATTTCTGGGTATTGACATTATAAAGGGAAGGAAACTGATTAGAGCCAATGCAAACTATTTTGATTTACTGAATTTAACTGGGGAGTTAAAGGTAGTACTCACACCAATAGGTAAACAAGGATTCTTAATAGGAAGAGGAAATTTAGAGCTAGGACCATTATTTTTAAGAAAAATAAATAAAAATAATCTAATAGTAGTTTCACCTCTCTCTAAACTTTACACTATTGATTGTCTAAGAATAGACACAGGAGATGAAAATTTGGATAGCCTTTTTTCTGGTGTCTACAATGTTATCGTTGGATATAACAAATTCTATGCAGTTAAGACTTGCGATAAGTACTACTGA
- a CDS encoding DUF4443 domain-containing protein, which yields MDIQIILTKAVESRQGNKPKFDEGHVLMTLLNISELQPVGRMLLMKKIGLSEASMKTLLKRLRELDLIQTDPIGGNTLTEKGQSLVFHLKNLFSIKNVVLKSLGWDSIMLVIKKGAEIVREVPILSLRDEIIRLGVEKVLICVYTKEEKIEIPPKTEEMSLKGLLEEIKENCSNCQPDDLILFLVPSDAHLAYSVLAYILKVLKEW from the coding sequence ATGGATATCCAGATCATACTTACCAAAGCCGTCGAATCTAGGCAAGGAAATAAGCCTAAATTTGATGAAGGTCACGTCTTGATGACCTTGTTAAATATAAGTGAGCTTCAACCAGTTGGAAGAATGTTACTAATGAAGAAAATAGGTTTATCAGAGGCTTCAATGAAAACATTATTAAAAAGATTAAGAGAATTGGATTTAATTCAGACTGACCCTATAGGAGGAAATACATTGACTGAGAAAGGCCAAAGTTTAGTCTTCCATCTTAAGAATTTGTTCTCAATTAAAAATGTTGTTCTAAAATCCTTAGGTTGGGACTCAATAATGTTAGTCATAAAAAAGGGTGCGGAAATCGTACGAGAAGTCCCAATTTTAAGTTTAAGAGATGAAATCATACGATTAGGTGTAGAGAAGGTATTAATATGCGTCTATACTAAGGAAGAAAAAATAGAGATACCCCCTAAAACTGAGGAAATGTCACTTAAAGGCTTACTAGAGGAAATAAAGGAGAATTGCAGCAATTGTCAGCCCGACGATCTTATTCTATTTTTGGTACCTAGCGATGCGCACTTAGCGTATTCAGTGCTAGCTTATATCCTTAAGGTGCTAAAGGAATGGTGA